A stretch of Fluviicola sp. DNA encodes these proteins:
- a CDS encoding HD domain-containing protein produces MNNKSAIEKLQEAWQLATLLHSGQTYGSPNKGERIEYINHIGSVVFEVSHAFKHESMPQEELGILCAVLHDTIEDTEATFESIRDQFGNEVAAGVLALTKNEELETKELQMMDSLERIKKQPQEVWVVKMADRICNLYAPPHYWNNEKKEKYIDEALLIHSHLKDGNAYLAQRLLEKIERYNEFIVR; encoded by the coding sequence ATGAATAACAAATCAGCTATAGAAAAACTACAGGAAGCCTGGCAACTTGCGACTCTTTTGCACAGCGGGCAAACTTATGGTTCTCCGAATAAAGGGGAACGGATCGAATACATCAACCACATCGGAAGCGTGGTTTTTGAAGTGAGCCATGCATTCAAACACGAAAGCATGCCACAGGAAGAACTGGGAATTTTGTGTGCCGTTCTTCACGATACGATTGAAGATACCGAAGCCACTTTTGAATCCATTCGCGATCAATTCGGCAACGAGGTGGCAGCAGGAGTTTTGGCCCTGACAAAAAATGAGGAGCTTGAAACCAAAGAACTGCAAATGATGGACAGCCTGGAACGCATCAAAAAACAACCCCAGGAAGTTTGGGTCGTTAAAATGGCCGACCGGATCTGCAACCTGTATGCTCCACCTCATTATTGGAACAATGAAAAGAAAGAAAAATACATCGATGAAGCATTGTTGATACATTCGCACCTGAAAGACGGAAATGCTTATTTAGCTCAACGATTATTGGAAAAGATTGAGCGTTACAACGAATTCATTGTTCGCTAA
- a CDS encoding TonB-dependent receptor produces MKIFLSVVTLLIAGFAFSQDKNTGVIQGKVIDSETGEGLPSAQVELVEQTKRILSDIEGIYNFDKLEKGTYSIKIVYAGMPTQIVNGIQVKPGEVTNIDVVMSPPAEDSTSIGEVVVSAKRITDTDQGVVLAQKNAVSVGDVMSSQSIQRSTASNTSDVLKMVSGASIQDNKFAVIRGLNDRYNAAFLNGSPLPSSESDRKAFSFDMFPSNMLDNLTITKSATPDQPAEFAGGLIQINTKSIPEKNFFSFQVGTGYNTITTFKDRTSYKGGKMDWLGIDDGTRKMPAAIPAFGEYPGNIHEEAKLAKEVSGNWGTTESKFLPNLSLQASGGLNKKFGKREFGMIAALTYSRSFSYNETVRNSYLNSSDPNSIQGTIMENDYLDKNNVTNLLAGALANFAFKINERNTINFKNIYSINSSDKLINRTGIKDASESNPIMIRSNARWFTSDRVYSGQLEGQHGLRAKGFKLNWLTGYSNVNRSIPNLSRSLYSRNRDFIDPSNPDSRDTTWTANISQSSVGPGYGGGMFFSENKESSINERVDFAYSTDLFGKYKSEFKIGVYNQIRNREFAARQLGYTQYGVSGGNIQFDQSLLYLPEDQIFAPQNMGLIEEGANGNPGKGGFKLTDGTKPSDQYTARSVLNAAYLQLDNRFGRFRFIYGLRVEHFQQGLTALRDNLSEIKINTKKLDFLPSLNAVFEANKRTNIRLSYSQTLNRPEYRELAPFAFYDFTTNFVVSGNDTLQRALIHNLDLRYETFPGRGQLFSATIFYKNFINPIEQKSRADVTGEITFQNVPSATNYGLELEARSLVSTIFGLDTSSFFDNLTVYSNLSIIRSQVDVSTVVGSMSSSRPLQGQSPYVFNAGIRYDNTRNQWGVSLNINRVGQRIYIVGNVNEPDLWEQARTFLDLQITKTFWKGRAQFKLNIQNILAQNQVFYQNNQIERSTAKGANGFFNTIFVGDKNNNNGFDKNIDQQVWKTNFGRTFSASISFRL; encoded by the coding sequence ATGAAGATATTTCTTTCCGTTGTTACATTGTTGATTGCAGGTTTTGCATTTTCGCAGGATAAAAACACCGGAGTAATTCAGGGAAAAGTAATCGATTCCGAAACCGGAGAAGGGCTTCCTTCCGCACAAGTGGAATTGGTTGAGCAAACAAAACGAATTCTGTCTGACATCGAAGGTATTTACAATTTCGACAAACTGGAAAAAGGGACATACTCTATTAAGATTGTGTACGCCGGAATGCCGACCCAAATTGTAAATGGTATCCAGGTTAAGCCGGGAGAAGTTACCAATATTGACGTGGTGATGTCGCCTCCTGCAGAAGACAGTACTTCCATCGGTGAAGTTGTTGTTTCTGCAAAGAGAATTACAGATACGGACCAGGGAGTTGTTTTGGCACAGAAAAACGCGGTGAGCGTTGGCGACGTGATGTCGAGCCAGTCTATCCAGCGTTCTACGGCGAGCAACACCAGTGATGTATTGAAAATGGTGAGCGGTGCCAGTATTCAGGATAATAAATTTGCGGTAATCCGCGGTTTGAACGACCGTTACAACGCTGCGTTCCTGAACGGTTCCCCGCTTCCAAGTTCGGAAAGCGACAGAAAAGCATTCTCTTTTGACATGTTCCCGTCCAACATGCTGGACAACTTAACGATTACCAAATCTGCAACACCGGATCAACCGGCGGAATTTGCAGGTGGTTTGATCCAGATCAACACCAAGAGCATTCCTGAAAAGAACTTCTTCTCTTTCCAGGTAGGAACAGGATATAACACCATTACAACCTTCAAAGACCGCACTTCCTATAAAGGAGGAAAAATGGACTGGTTGGGAATTGACGACGGAACACGCAAAATGCCGGCTGCTATTCCTGCATTCGGAGAATACCCGGGGAACATCCACGAAGAAGCAAAATTGGCAAAAGAAGTATCCGGAAACTGGGGAACGACCGAAAGCAAATTCCTTCCGAATTTAAGCCTTCAGGCTTCCGGCGGACTAAACAAGAAGTTCGGGAAAAGAGAATTCGGTATGATTGCAGCATTGACATACAGCAGAAGCTTCAGCTACAACGAGACTGTACGTAATAGCTACCTGAACAGCAGCGACCCGAATTCAATCCAGGGAACGATCATGGAAAACGATTACCTGGACAAGAATAACGTAACGAATCTATTGGCAGGAGCATTGGCAAATTTCGCTTTCAAGATCAACGAACGGAATACCATCAACTTCAAAAATATCTACAGCATCAACTCATCGGATAAACTGATCAACAGAACGGGAATCAAAGATGCATCCGAGTCTAACCCGATCATGATCCGTTCCAATGCACGTTGGTTCACTTCTGACCGCGTATATTCAGGACAGTTGGAAGGACAGCACGGATTAAGAGCAAAAGGATTCAAATTAAACTGGTTGACAGGATACAGCAACGTAAACCGTTCTATTCCGAACCTGAGCCGTTCGCTTTATTCCCGCAACAGGGACTTTATCGATCCGTCAAACCCGGATTCAAGAGATACAACCTGGACTGCAAACATTTCCCAGTCAAGTGTAGGACCTGGTTACGGTGGTGGTATGTTCTTCTCAGAGAACAAAGAAAGTTCCATTAACGAACGGGTGGATTTCGCTTATTCTACAGACCTGTTCGGGAAATACAAGAGCGAATTCAAGATCGGTGTTTACAACCAGATCCGTAACCGTGAGTTTGCAGCACGCCAGTTGGGATATACGCAATACGGTGTAAGCGGTGGAAATATCCAGTTTGACCAAAGCTTGTTGTACTTGCCGGAAGACCAGATCTTCGCTCCTCAAAACATGGGATTGATTGAAGAAGGTGCAAATGGTAACCCGGGGAAAGGTGGTTTCAAACTGACAGACGGAACAAAACCATCCGACCAGTACACGGCAAGATCCGTATTAAATGCAGCTTACCTGCAATTGGATAACCGTTTCGGACGTTTCCGTTTCATCTACGGACTTCGCGTAGAACACTTCCAGCAAGGATTGACTGCATTGAGAGACAATCTTTCCGAGATTAAAATCAATACGAAAAAACTGGACTTCCTTCCTTCATTGAATGCTGTTTTTGAGGCCAACAAACGAACAAACATCCGTTTGAGCTACTCGCAGACATTGAACAGACCGGAATACCGTGAGCTTGCTCCGTTTGCATTCTACGATTTCACAACCAACTTCGTAGTTTCCGGGAACGATACCTTACAGCGCGCATTGATCCACAATCTGGATTTGAGATACGAAACATTCCCGGGAAGAGGCCAGTTATTCTCTGCAACGATTTTCTACAAGAACTTCATCAACCCGATCGAGCAAAAATCACGTGCTGACGTAACCGGAGAGATCACCTTCCAGAATGTTCCTTCCGCAACGAATTACGGATTGGAATTGGAAGCACGTTCATTGGTATCTACGATCTTCGGTTTGGACACTTCTTCCTTCTTTGACAATCTGACGGTATACTCTAACCTGTCTATTATCCGTTCACAAGTCGACGTTTCAACAGTAGTTGGTAGTATGTCTAGCTCCAGACCGCTTCAGGGACAGTCTCCATACGTTTTCAATGCGGGAATCCGTTACGACAACACACGTAACCAGTGGGGAGTATCGTTGAACATTAACCGAGTGGGACAACGTATCTACATCGTAGGAAACGTAAACGAACCGGATCTATGGGAACAGGCAAGAACTTTCCTGGACCTTCAGATCACGAAAACATTCTGGAAAGGCCGCGCACAATTCAAATTAAACATTCAGAATATCCTTGCACAAAACCAGGTATTCTACCAAAACAATCAAATTGAAAGATCTACTGCAAAAGGAGCAAACGGATTCTTCAACACGATTTTTGTGGGAGATAAAAACAACAACAACGGTTTTGATAAAAACATTGATCAGCAGGTTTGGAAAACAAACTTCGGAAGAACATTCAGTGCTTCTATCAGCTTCAGATTGTAA
- a CDS encoding DUF721 domain-containing protein: MSEWDERKRSGNAQPMKELVDKLMSAYQLQGKLTEIDVLNKWEEMMGKAVAVRTTNLQIRHGVLIVALNSSVMRDELLHGKQIIIERVNQTAGKQIIHDVWFE; encoded by the coding sequence ATGAGCGAGTGGGACGAACGTAAAAGATCCGGGAATGCACAACCCATGAAGGAGTTGGTGGATAAACTCATGAGCGCTTACCAGTTGCAGGGAAAACTCACCGAGATCGATGTGCTGAATAAGTGGGAAGAAATGATGGGAAAAGCAGTAGCAGTGCGAACAACCAACCTGCAGATCCGTCACGGAGTTTTGATCGTTGCACTGAATTCTTCTGTGATGCGGGATGAGTTGCTGCATGGAAAACAAATCATCATCGAGCGCGTGAACCAAACTGCGGGCAAGCAGATCATCCACGATGTGTGGTTTGAATAA
- a CDS encoding cysteine desulfurase family protein, whose translation MRVYLDNAATTPLAKEVAEAMIPVLQHEFGNPSSTHFYGRQTKALIETSRRSIAKLLNCSPNELIFTSGGTEADNIALNTAVYQLGVKRIISTTIEHHAVCHTIEHLAERENIEACWLKVDSKGNIDLNELETYLQDEKPTLVSLMHANNEIGTLTPIEKVSALCKKYNAYFHTDTVQTMGHYAFDLNALGIDFVTCAAHKFHGPKGIGFLYANKRIKTDILIHGGAQERGLRGGTENVYGIVGLAKAIELAYSDLEEHQTHVQGLKTYMIERLKATLSDVSFHGEISPEKSLYTVLNVCLPPTEKSGMLLFTLDLKGVACSGGSACSSGAAKGSHVLEGIQADNSRPNARFSFSRYTTKEEIDFAIEQLEAIYEKVLV comes from the coding sequence ATGCGAGTATATTTAGACAATGCAGCAACTACTCCCCTTGCAAAAGAAGTTGCCGAAGCAATGATCCCCGTTTTACAACATGAATTTGGAAATCCTTCTTCTACGCATTTCTACGGTCGACAGACCAAGGCATTGATTGAAACTTCCCGCCGGTCGATCGCCAAACTACTGAACTGCTCTCCAAACGAATTGATTTTCACTTCAGGAGGAACAGAGGCAGATAACATCGCATTGAATACTGCCGTTTACCAATTGGGAGTCAAACGCATTATCTCAACAACCATTGAGCACCATGCCGTTTGTCATACGATTGAACATCTGGCTGAACGCGAAAATATCGAAGCCTGTTGGCTGAAAGTGGATTCGAAAGGAAATATCGACTTAAACGAACTGGAAACCTATTTGCAGGATGAAAAACCGACTTTGGTTTCTTTGATGCATGCCAATAACGAGATCGGAACATTGACACCGATTGAAAAAGTAAGCGCGCTTTGCAAAAAATACAACGCTTATTTTCATACCGACACCGTTCAGACCATGGGCCATTACGCGTTCGACCTGAATGCATTGGGAATTGACTTCGTGACTTGCGCAGCACACAAATTCCACGGACCGAAAGGAATCGGGTTCCTGTATGCCAACAAACGCATCAAAACGGATATTCTGATCCACGGAGGCGCCCAGGAAAGAGGCTTACGCGGAGGAACCGAAAACGTTTACGGAATTGTGGGACTTGCAAAAGCCATCGAATTGGCTTACAGCGACCTGGAAGAACACCAAACACACGTACAGGGATTGAAAACTTACATGATCGAGCGGTTGAAAGCAACCCTTTCCGATGTGAGTTTCCACGGAGAAATCAGTCCGGAGAAAAGCCTGTACACGGTTTTGAATGTGTGCCTGCCCCCTACTGAAAAATCCGGCATGTTATTGTTCACACTGGATTTGAAAGGTGTGGCTTGTTCAGGCGGATCCGCGTGTTCTTCCGGAGCAGCAAAAGGTTCTCACGTACTGGAAGGTATTCAGGCAGATAACTCCCGTCCGAATGCACGCTTCTCTTTCTCCAGGTATACAACCAAAGAAGAAATTGATTTTGCCATCGAACAACTGGAGGCTATCTACGAGAAAGTACTGGTTTAA
- a CDS encoding DUF4304 domain-containing protein yields MENCLIFFADFLKTELKPFMKSYGFKTSGQHFYLETDRMIQFISIEKSSWNMPDSVSFWFNCTIFDQLTHHYFLKHFPEYSKIPKIPHNTSFSIIQPNVSALKEGTPYYYSIVPDTNPSDFKSLIMDHLENILIPFIKTLKSNYDLLEIYRNPPDQFMGRTIFMTLAEGFHEIEFGDRNVGLKLIQEWIDTERKRGYWDELVKLVEEKLTTNQF; encoded by the coding sequence ATGGAAAACTGTCTCATATTTTTTGCTGATTTTCTTAAAACGGAATTAAAACCTTTCATGAAATCATACGGTTTTAAGACTTCAGGTCAGCATTTTTATCTAGAAACCGACCGGATGATTCAATTTATTTCAATAGAGAAGTCATCCTGGAATATGCCAGATAGTGTTTCATTTTGGTTTAATTGCACCATTTTCGATCAATTAACTCATCACTATTTTCTCAAACATTTTCCGGAATATTCCAAAATTCCTAAAATACCTCACAATACTTCTTTTTCGATTATACAACCGAATGTCAGTGCTTTAAAAGAAGGAACTCCTTACTATTACTCGATAGTTCCGGATACAAATCCTTCTGATTTTAAATCATTGATAATGGATCATCTGGAAAATATATTGATCCCGTTTATTAAGACACTGAAGAGTAATTATGATTTACTGGAAATATACAGAAACCCTCCCGATCAATTCATGGGGCGTACAATTTTTATGACGTTAGCTGAAGGATTTCATGAGATAGAGTTTGGAGATAGAAATGTTGGACTAAAATTAATTCAAGAGTGGATTGATACGGAACGTAAAAGAGGCTATTGGGATGAACTTGTCAAGTTAGTGGAAGAAAAACTAACTACCAATCAATTTTGA
- a CDS encoding DNA replication/repair protein RecF, with protein MFVESLSLVNFRNHSEAEFQFESGVNCIVGKNGSGKTNVLDAVHYLSMCRSYLNPIDRQNIRFNEQFFVIQGCWMKDEQPFNLYCGVKSGSKKVFKKNKKEYDRLADHIGHFPVVMISPYDTDLISEGSEVRRKWMDGIISQFDHEYLNDLQRYNKVLDQRNALLKLQFENGFFERESIEIWDEQLIRYGTAIHNKRVAFIEAFIPLFQHYYKWISQEQESVSLNYESKLTETDFRLLLQQAYPKDMRVHYTSVGVHKDDITFLLEGLPIKRFGSQGQQKSFLIALRLAQFDWLKERLKQTPILLLDDIFDKLDNLRVAQLMELVSKNTFGQVLVTDTDENRVSSIFDTIQVKPNMIIFNSEWV; from the coding sequence ATGTTCGTCGAATCCCTTTCATTAGTCAATTTCCGCAATCACAGTGAAGCTGAATTCCAGTTCGAATCCGGCGTGAATTGCATCGTGGGAAAAAACGGTTCGGGGAAAACGAATGTGCTCGACGCGGTTCATTACCTGAGCATGTGCCGTTCTTATTTAAACCCTATCGACCGTCAAAATATCCGCTTCAACGAGCAGTTTTTTGTGATCCAGGGATGCTGGATGAAGGATGAACAGCCTTTCAACCTGTATTGCGGGGTAAAATCGGGCTCGAAAAAGGTGTTCAAAAAGAATAAAAAGGAATACGACCGGCTGGCAGATCACATCGGGCATTTCCCGGTAGTGATGATTTCCCCTTACGATACCGACTTAATCTCGGAAGGCAGTGAAGTGCGCCGGAAATGGATGGACGGGATTATTTCCCAGTTCGACCACGAATATTTGAACGATTTGCAGCGCTACAACAAGGTGCTGGATCAGCGAAATGCCTTGTTGAAACTCCAATTTGAAAACGGGTTCTTTGAACGGGAATCCATCGAGATCTGGGATGAACAACTCATCCGTTACGGAACGGCTATCCACAATAAACGGGTGGCTTTTATAGAAGCGTTTATTCCCTTGTTCCAGCATTATTACAAATGGATTTCGCAGGAACAGGAATCCGTTTCACTGAACTACGAATCCAAACTGACCGAAACGGATTTCAGGTTATTGCTGCAACAAGCCTACCCGAAAGACATGCGCGTGCATTATACATCAGTTGGAGTTCACAAAGACGATATTACTTTTCTGCTGGAAGGATTGCCAATCAAGCGTTTCGGTTCCCAGGGACAGCAAAAAAGCTTCCTGATCGCTCTGCGTCTGGCTCAGTTCGACTGGTTGAAAGAACGCCTGAAGCAAACGCCTATCCTCTTACTCGACGATATTTTCGATAAACTCGACAACCTGCGCGTAGCGCAATTGATGGAATTGGTTTCCAAAAATACTTTCGGCCAGGTTCTGGTCACAGATACCGACGAAAACCGTGTTTCATCAATCTTTGATACCATACAGGTAAAACCGAATATGATCATTTTTAATTCCGAATGGGTATGA
- a CDS encoding serine hydrolase yields MKHSLLLLALLLGFSTLKAQTYFPPLTGNTWSTTDPATLGWCQDSINKMYDWLENSDSKAFIVLKDGKIVLEKYFGTFTADSFYVWNSAGKTLTAYAVGIAQQQGFLDIDDATSDYLGTGWTSLTPGQESAITIKHQLTMTTGLDDGVADPNCTNPSCLVYEAAPGTRWAYHNGPYTLLDSVIESATGMTLNAWVNQKISSKIGLVGLYLQNGYNNVFASKARGMARFGLLLSQDGYWNTTAVLPDITYLNEMRNSSQTLNNSYGYLTWLNGKASFMIPQSQFVFPGSLCPNAPSDMYAAEGKNGQIINVVPSQGLVLVRMGSTMGNSLVGTQYNDTIWQYMNHLNCVAGVADQQLESIQLAPNPTNGIISVSELSGNEVFELKNQQGQAVPFQQTGNEISLKNLQPGVYFLTIRKENHTKTFRVLRN; encoded by the coding sequence ATGAAACACTCCTTACTCCTACTGGCCTTGCTGCTCGGTTTTTCAACCCTGAAAGCACAAACTTATTTTCCTCCTTTAACAGGAAACACCTGGTCTACGACAGACCCGGCAACACTAGGCTGGTGCCAGGATTCCATCAATAAAATGTATGACTGGCTCGAAAATTCCGATTCCAAAGCATTTATTGTATTGAAAGACGGGAAGATTGTGCTGGAAAAGTATTTCGGAACATTCACCGCGGATAGTTTTTATGTCTGGAATTCAGCAGGAAAAACCCTGACGGCTTATGCTGTGGGAATTGCGCAACAGCAAGGATTCCTGGATATCGACGACGCAACCAGTGATTATCTGGGAACGGGCTGGACCAGTTTGACTCCCGGGCAAGAAAGCGCCATTACGATCAAACACCAGTTAACGATGACCACCGGTTTGGATGATGGTGTGGCAGATCCCAATTGTACGAATCCTTCCTGTTTGGTTTATGAAGCGGCTCCGGGAACACGCTGGGCGTATCACAACGGTCCTTATACGTTATTGGATTCCGTGATTGAATCTGCAACCGGAATGACTTTAAATGCCTGGGTGAATCAAAAAATTTCCTCCAAAATCGGATTAGTCGGTTTGTACCTGCAAAACGGCTATAACAATGTGTTTGCTTCCAAAGCACGTGGAATGGCACGTTTCGGACTCCTTCTTTCACAAGATGGTTACTGGAATACTACCGCCGTTCTTCCGGATATCACTTACCTGAATGAAATGCGCAACAGCAGTCAGACCTTGAATAATTCCTACGGTTACCTGACCTGGCTAAACGGAAAAGCTTCTTTTATGATTCCGCAGTCGCAATTTGTATTTCCCGGATCACTGTGCCCGAATGCTCCTTCAGACATGTATGCTGCCGAAGGGAAGAACGGCCAGATCATCAATGTAGTTCCGTCGCAGGGATTAGTTTTGGTACGAATGGGAAGCACGATGGGAAACAGCCTGGTGGGAACACAGTATAACGACACGATTTGGCAATACATGAATCATTTAAATTGTGTGGCAGGTGTTGCCGATCAGCAACTGGAAAGCATTCAACTTGCTCCCAATCCGACGAACGGAATCATCTCTGTTTCCGAACTTTCGGGGAATGAAGTATTTGAACTAAAAAACCAGCAGGGACAAGCTGTTCCTTTCCAGCAAACCGGGAATGAAATCTCTTTGAAAAATTTACAGCCGGGAGTTTATTTCCTCACAATCCGTAAAGAAAACCACACAAAAACTTTCCGAGTCCTGCGCAATTAG
- a CDS encoding glycosyltransferase family 4 protein codes for MSSWFPTRVDPYAGNFVERFAHLLSDTYEVTVLHTMGDKNCSSIEVDDQQTDNLRIIRIYHHISKNRFIHWWLQRKALRKGLLMLDHIDLIFAHVFLPRAMQFARVQRYFHAPLIVMEHGSYYRKKLVKSFISLHQQLIKRGSRHVKEIVAVSNVLRTDMKPLFPTTKIQVIPNFVDEEIFTLRETNPVQRSKFIHISTLDKNTKNPNFLFDGFLNAWLESGKKITLTVVSDQDTDEWERWAKLNSCREAIHFTGPKEWDEISQLLKEHDALILTSEYETFSIVLAEAWLTGTPVISTPVGIAANMTEALGIKIEHNNIADLKHAILDMMNGKFEFDKEFMRSFGMQFSKESVKKQLMELFNKHFIIYE; via the coding sequence ATGAGTTCGTGGTTTCCTACACGCGTTGACCCCTACGCTGGAAATTTCGTAGAACGCTTTGCGCACTTGCTTTCCGACACTTACGAAGTGACGGTATTGCATACCATGGGCGACAAAAATTGCAGTTCCATTGAAGTGGATGATCAGCAAACCGACAACTTGCGCATCATCCGGATTTATCACCATATTTCAAAAAACCGGTTTATTCATTGGTGGCTTCAACGAAAAGCCCTGCGAAAAGGTCTTTTGATGCTCGATCACATAGATTTGATCTTTGCACACGTATTTCTCCCGAGAGCGATGCAGTTTGCGCGCGTCCAGCGATACTTTCACGCACCTTTGATCGTGATGGAACACGGTTCCTATTACCGCAAGAAACTGGTGAAAAGCTTTATTTCACTTCACCAGCAACTGATCAAGCGAGGCAGCAGGCATGTGAAAGAAATTGTAGCCGTTTCCAACGTATTGCGAACGGATATGAAACCGCTCTTCCCTACTACCAAAATACAGGTGATTCCCAATTTTGTAGATGAGGAAATCTTTACATTAAGAGAAACGAATCCGGTTCAGCGCAGTAAATTTATTCATATCTCCACACTGGATAAGAATACCAAAAACCCGAACTTTTTATTTGATGGTTTCCTGAATGCCTGGCTCGAATCCGGGAAGAAGATCACTTTGACGGTTGTTTCCGACCAGGATACCGATGAATGGGAAAGATGGGCGAAACTAAACAGCTGCCGCGAAGCAATCCATTTTACCGGTCCGAAGGAATGGGACGAAATCAGCCAGTTATTAAAAGAACACGATGCGCTGATCCTCACATCCGAGTACGAAACATTCAGTATCGTTCTGGCTGAGGCGTGGCTGACCGGAACTCCGGTCATTTCAACTCCTGTGGGAATTGCCGCCAATATGACCGAAGCACTGGGAATTAAAATCGAACACAACAACATTGCAGACCTGAAACACGCCATTCTGGATATGATGAACGGAAAATTCGAATTCGATAAAGAATTTATGCGCTCTTTCGGGATGCAGTTTTCCAAAGAAAGCGTCAAAAAGCAATTGATGGAGTTGTTTAACAAGCACTTTATTATTTATGAATAG
- a CDS encoding YdeI/OmpD-associated family protein, whose translation MIEFETDIKALDYLNYWFVEITPDILAQLPGRKEKGDFNQRLLVTLDSKVRWQAGILALGEGSGLITVQKDRLKKLGKTLGDFVTVQLEKDESEFGVPLPEEIKEYWIQVPESKDRFDALTPGMKRYILNHISTAKSIEKRLERTHSLMTNLLLAPQGKETFRFLLGKD comes from the coding sequence ATGATTGAATTCGAAACTGACATCAAAGCACTTGACTACCTGAACTACTGGTTCGTGGAAATCACGCCGGATATACTGGCACAGCTTCCGGGCAGAAAAGAAAAAGGAGATTTCAATCAGCGGCTGCTTGTCACCCTGGATTCCAAAGTGCGTTGGCAGGCCGGAATTTTGGCACTCGGAGAAGGAAGCGGCCTGATTACCGTTCAAAAAGACCGGCTTAAAAAGCTTGGAAAGACTTTGGGCGATTTCGTAACGGTTCAGTTGGAAAAAGACGAATCGGAATTCGGTGTTCCGCTTCCGGAAGAGATCAAAGAATACTGGATCCAGGTGCCGGAATCAAAAGACCGGTTTGATGCACTTACTCCCGGCATGAAACGATACATCCTGAACCATATTTCGACTGCAAAATCGATCGAAAAGCGATTGGAACGGACCCATTCCCTGATGACAAACCTGCTTTTAGCTCCCCAAGGAAAAGAAACATTTCGGTTTCTTCTGGGCAAAGATTAG
- a CDS encoding nuclear transport factor 2 family protein has product MTKPLLVLLLTTLSLSASAQEGKESVLYKIILSKDSLLFNIGFNTCDISQFEKLVSENFEFFHDKSGVSDRKKFLSDLKSGLCKSPETYQSRRELVPGSSQVFPLYTNGELYGAIQHGEHRFYEKMEGKPEQYASTARFTHVWIIEDGKWKLKSGLSYDHHK; this is encoded by the coding sequence ATGACAAAGCCCCTGCTTGTTCTTTTATTAACGACACTTTCGTTATCCGCTTCCGCGCAGGAAGGCAAAGAATCTGTTTTATATAAAATCATTCTTTCAAAAGACAGTTTGTTATTCAACATCGGTTTCAATACCTGTGATATTTCTCAATTTGAAAAACTAGTGAGTGAAAATTTCGAGTTTTTCCATGATAAATCGGGTGTTTCAGACCGGAAGAAATTCCTGAGCGACCTGAAAAGCGGTTTGTGCAAATCTCCGGAAACCTATCAATCGAGGAGAGAACTGGTCCCGGGAAGTTCGCAGGTTTTTCCTCTTTATACGAACGGGGAATTGTACGGAGCCATCCAACACGGGGAACACCGCTTCTATGAAAAAATGGAAGGAAAACCGGAACAGTATGCAAGTACCGCCAGGTTTACGCACGTTTGGATCATTGAGGACGGGAAATGGAAACTTAAGTCGGGATTGAGTTATGATCACCACAAATAA
- a CDS encoding SRPBCC domain-containing protein has product MNFPQQIEKHILIQASPEKIWSYLTNPELMQQWMGDPEMRIEILSDWKVGGPFVIKGFHHAPFENRGTILQFEPGKAFQYEYLSSLSNLEDEPENYTVISFYLAPKEDGTELCVEASNFPTVEIYKHWEFYWNGTLQIIKWRIENFLKRNRE; this is encoded by the coding sequence ATGAACTTCCCGCAACAGATCGAAAAGCACATCTTGATTCAAGCATCACCTGAAAAGATTTGGAGCTATTTAACCAATCCGGAGTTGATGCAGCAATGGATGGGCGATCCGGAAATGAGGATAGAAATTCTTTCCGATTGGAAAGTCGGAGGTCCGTTTGTGATCAAAGGTTTCCATCATGCACCATTTGAGAACCGCGGAACGATCCTGCAATTCGAACCGGGAAAAGCATTTCAATACGAATACCTGAGTTCCCTATCGAACCTGGAAGACGAACCCGAAAATTACACTGTGATCTCGTTTTACCTGGCTCCGAAAGAAGACGGAACTGAATTATGCGTCGAGGCGAGTAACTTTCCGACGGTTGAGATATACAAGCATTGGGAGTTTTACTGGAACGGGACTTTGCAAATTATTAAATGGAGAATTGAAAATTTTTTGAAAAGGAATCGCGAATAA